A genomic region of Methylobacterium durans contains the following coding sequences:
- a CDS encoding acyl-CoA dehydrogenase family protein, whose amino-acid sequence MTIQHGHAVSSIETGSDLRARAAAAAAIAALHAEAVDREARFPAEALEALRAERLLGAGIPIAFGGEGATTEDLAEVAYALGRACASTAMIFAMHQTKVACIVRHGGRETWCEGVMRRIGAEQLLMASSTTEGQGGGNVRSSAAAIEPDGDWVTLERAATVISYGAEADGIVTVARRSADAAASDQVLCVFLKEDYTLERLSGWETLGMRGTCSAGFRLRARAKSEQVLAARYQEIHGQTMTPVSHILWSSAWAGIAAGAVDRAQAFTRTAARGAGGQAPPGAVHYARAVSSLRQARALIAQAIDLFAQAGDDPSRLSALDVQTTLTMLKVEVSELAVAAVSSALRANGLAGYRQDGDFSVGRALRDILSAPVMIHNDRILANLSTLTLMSPVAASLRD is encoded by the coding sequence ATGACGATCCAGCACGGGCACGCGGTCTCCTCCATCGAGACCGGGAGCGACCTGCGCGCGCGGGCGGCGGCCGCCGCCGCCATCGCAGCGTTGCATGCCGAGGCCGTGGACCGCGAGGCGCGATTTCCCGCCGAGGCGCTGGAGGCACTCCGCGCCGAGCGACTCCTCGGCGCCGGCATTCCGATCGCCTTCGGCGGCGAGGGAGCCACGACGGAGGACCTCGCCGAGGTCGCCTACGCGCTCGGCCGCGCCTGCGCCTCCACCGCCATGATCTTCGCGATGCACCAGACCAAGGTCGCCTGCATCGTTCGCCACGGCGGGCGCGAGACCTGGTGCGAGGGCGTGATGCGCCGCATCGGTGCGGAGCAACTCCTTATGGCCTCCTCGACCACCGAGGGGCAGGGCGGCGGAAACGTCCGCTCGTCCGCGGCCGCGATCGAGCCGGACGGCGACTGGGTCACGCTCGAGCGCGCCGCCACGGTGATCTCCTACGGGGCGGAGGCCGACGGGATCGTCACGGTCGCGCGCCGGTCCGCCGACGCTGCCGCCTCCGACCAGGTGCTCTGCGTCTTCCTGAAGGAGGACTACACTCTGGAGCGCCTCAGCGGCTGGGAGACGCTCGGCATGCGCGGCACCTGCAGCGCAGGGTTTCGCCTGCGCGCCCGGGCCAAGTCCGAGCAGGTGCTCGCCGCCCGCTACCAGGAAATCCACGGCCAGACCATGACCCCAGTCTCGCACATCCTGTGGTCGAGCGCCTGGGCCGGCATCGCGGCGGGCGCCGTCGACAGGGCGCAGGCCTTCACCCGGACGGCAGCTCGCGGAGCGGGTGGCCAGGCACCGCCCGGCGCCGTCCATTACGCCCGCGCCGTCTCAAGCCTGCGCCAAGCCCGCGCCCTGATCGCGCAGGCGATCGACCTGTTCGCGCAGGCCGGCGACGACCCGTCCCGGCTCTCTGCCCTCGACGTCCAGACGACGCTGACGATGCTGAAGGTCGAGGTCTCCGAACTCGCGGTCGCCGCCGTGTCGAGCGCGCTACGCGCCAACGGCCTCGCGGGCTACCGGCAGGACGGCGATTTCAGCGTCGGCCGGGCTCTGCGCGACATCCTCTCGGCGCCGGTCATGATCCACAATGACCGGATCCTCGCGAACCTCTCCACCCTCACCCTGATGTCCCCCGTCGCCGCCTCCCTGCGGGACTGA
- a CDS encoding O-acetylhomoserine aminocarboxypropyltransferase/cysteine synthase family protein, which produces MRSETIAVHAGFEHDPTTHAVAVPIYQSVAYAFDSADHGAALFNLEEEGFRYSRIANPTVSVLEQRVAALEGGHAALAVATGQAALHYAIATLADHGGNIVSVPQLYGTTHTLLAHVLPRQGITTRFAASDSPEDIAKLIDADTRAVYCESIGNPAGNICDIAALARVAHAHGVPLVVDNTVATPILLRPIEHGADIVIASLTKFMGGHGTTLGGVIVEAGRFDWMAEPERFPMFCTPDASYHGLVYAEHFGPGAFVARARSVYQRTTGAVLPALSAFLLLQGIETVALRVERHVENGRKVAEYLRAHPDVDWVNYAGFPDSPHHAMARKYLGGQGSSLLTFGVKGGFEAGKSFYDALKLVKRLVNIGDAKSLACHPASTTHRQMKSDEQRSAGVFPEMIRLSVGIEHIDDIKADLEQALAAARPASLAA; this is translated from the coding sequence ATGCGCAGCGAGACGATCGCCGTCCACGCCGGCTTCGAGCACGATCCGACCACGCACGCGGTGGCGGTGCCGATCTACCAGAGCGTGGCCTACGCCTTCGACAGCGCCGACCACGGCGCCGCCCTGTTCAACCTGGAGGAGGAGGGCTTCCGCTACAGCCGCATCGCGAACCCGACCGTCTCGGTGCTGGAGCAGCGGGTGGCGGCCCTCGAGGGCGGCCACGCCGCGCTCGCCGTCGCCACCGGTCAGGCGGCGCTGCACTATGCCATCGCGACGCTCGCCGACCATGGCGGGAACATCGTCTCGGTGCCCCAGCTCTACGGCACCACCCATACGCTGCTCGCCCACGTGCTGCCCCGCCAGGGCATCACGACGCGCTTCGCCGCGAGCGACAGCCCCGAGGACATCGCCAAGCTCATCGATGCCGATACGCGCGCGGTCTACTGCGAGTCGATCGGCAATCCGGCCGGCAACATCTGCGACATCGCGGCGCTCGCCCGCGTCGCCCACGCCCACGGGGTGCCGCTCGTCGTCGACAATACGGTCGCGACGCCGATCCTGCTGAGGCCGATCGAGCACGGAGCCGATATCGTGATCGCCTCGCTCACCAAGTTCATGGGCGGCCACGGCACGACGCTCGGTGGCGTCATCGTGGAGGCCGGGCGCTTCGACTGGATGGCGGAGCCCGAGCGCTTCCCGATGTTCTGCACGCCGGACGCCTCGTATCACGGGCTCGTCTACGCCGAGCATTTCGGCCCCGGCGCCTTCGTCGCCCGCGCGCGCAGCGTCTACCAGCGCACCACCGGCGCGGTGCTGCCGGCGCTGAGCGCGTTCCTCCTCCTGCAGGGCATCGAGACGGTGGCGCTGCGCGTCGAGCGGCACGTGGAGAACGGCCGCAAGGTCGCCGAATACCTGCGGGCGCATCCGGACGTCGACTGGGTGAACTACGCGGGCTTTCCCGACAGCCCGCATCACGCGATGGCCCGGAAATATCTCGGCGGTCAGGGCTCCTCGCTCCTGACCTTCGGGGTGAAGGGCGGCTTCGAGGCCGGCAAGAGCTTCTACGACGCGCTGAAGCTCGTGAAGCGTCTCGTCAACATCGGCGACGCGAAGTCGCTCGCCTGCCACCCGGCCTCCACCACGCACCGGCAGATGAAGTCCGACGAGCAGCGCAGCGCGGGCGTCTTCCCCGAGATGATCCGTCTCAGCGTCGGCATCGAGCACATCGATGACATCAAGGCCGATCTGGAGCAGGCGCTCGCGGCCGCCCGACCCGCTTCACTTGCCGCCTGA
- a CDS encoding long-chain-acyl-CoA synthetase, translating to MLASAPIPAKRSSTFGWIGALERTAQIDARPERTFPRVIDELAALHGDRPALIGEDERLSHADLAARQNRYARWALAEGLAKGDTVGLLMRNRPDYLALWLGLTRVGVRVALLNTNLRGAGLAHCIAVAAPRCLIVEVGLAEVLAGAQGHLAERPAVWWHGAGADFQRIGDAAAEYAGGPLAEDEAPAVTLTDEALLIYTSGTTGLPKAARVSHHRIMMWTHWFAGLIEPTPEDRTYNCLPLYHSVGGVVATGSVLLGGGSVVIREKFSARRFWDDVVGEDCTLFQYIGELCRYLTLAPEHPLERAHALRLCAGNGLRPDVWARFESRFAIPRILEFYAATEGTVSLYNVEGRVGAVGRVPSFMAHRSPALLVRHDVEAGAPVRGADGFCLPCDRGETGELLGRLSAKAEHRFEGYTSAADSDRKVLRDVLKPGDAWMRTGDLMRQDAQGFFHFVDRIGDTFRWKGENVATTEVAEALCACTGVREAMVYGVAVPGSDGRAGMAALTVEPHFDGARLHAEIAERLPPYARPVALRLCSEIGLTETFKQKKAALASEGFDPARVSDPLLVSDANAYRPLDDSTFARICDGTMRL from the coding sequence ATGCTCGCCTCAGCCCCCATCCCCGCGAAGCGCTCCTCCACCTTCGGCTGGATCGGCGCCCTCGAGCGCACGGCGCAGATCGACGCCCGGCCCGAGCGCACCTTCCCGCGCGTCATCGACGAGCTGGCCGCCCTGCACGGCGACAGGCCGGCGCTGATCGGCGAGGACGAGCGGCTGAGCCACGCCGACCTCGCCGCCCGCCAGAACCGCTACGCCCGCTGGGCGCTCGCCGAGGGCCTTGCCAAGGGCGACACGGTCGGCCTGCTGATGCGCAACCGGCCAGATTACCTCGCCCTCTGGCTCGGGCTGACCCGGGTGGGCGTGCGGGTCGCGCTTCTCAACACGAACCTGCGCGGAGCGGGACTCGCCCACTGCATCGCCGTCGCCGCTCCCCGCTGCCTGATCGTCGAGGTCGGCCTCGCCGAGGTGCTCGCGGGCGCGCAGGGGCATCTCGCCGAGCGTCCCGCGGTCTGGTGGCACGGGGCGGGCGCCGATTTCCAACGGATCGGGGACGCCGCCGCCGAGTATGCGGGCGGACCGCTCGCCGAGGACGAGGCGCCCGCCGTGACCCTCACCGACGAGGCGCTCCTCATCTACACTTCGGGCACCACCGGCCTGCCGAAGGCGGCCCGCGTGAGCCACCACCGCATCATGATGTGGACGCACTGGTTCGCCGGGTTGATCGAGCCGACGCCGGAGGACCGGACCTACAATTGCCTGCCGCTCTACCACAGCGTCGGCGGCGTCGTGGCGACGGGCAGCGTGCTCCTCGGCGGCGGCTCGGTGGTGATCCGGGAGAAATTCTCGGCCCGCCGCTTCTGGGACGACGTGGTCGGCGAGGACTGCACCCTGTTCCAGTATATCGGCGAGCTCTGCCGCTACCTCACGCTCGCCCCCGAACACCCGCTGGAGCGCGCGCATGCCCTGCGCCTCTGCGCCGGCAACGGCCTGCGCCCCGATGTCTGGGCGCGCTTCGAGAGCCGCTTCGCGATTCCCCGCATCCTCGAATTCTACGCGGCGACGGAGGGCACGGTCTCGCTCTACAATGTCGAGGGCAGGGTGGGGGCTGTGGGCCGCGTGCCGAGCTTCATGGCCCACCGCTCGCCCGCTCTCCTCGTGCGCCACGACGTCGAGGCCGGAGCGCCCGTCCGCGGTGCCGACGGCTTCTGCCTCCCCTGCGACCGGGGCGAGACCGGGGAATTGCTCGGGCGCCTCTCGGCCAAGGCCGAGCACCGGTTCGAGGGCTACACGAGCGCGGCGGACAGCGACCGGAAGGTGCTGCGCGATGTGCTGAAGCCGGGCGACGCCTGGATGCGCACCGGCGACCTGATGCGCCAGGACGCGCAGGGCTTCTTCCACTTCGTCGACCGGATCGGCGACACCTTCCGCTGGAAGGGCGAGAACGTCGCCACGACCGAGGTCGCCGAGGCGCTGTGCGCCTGCACCGGCGTGCGCGAGGCGATGGTCTACGGAGTCGCGGTCCCCGGTTCCGACGGCCGCGCCGGCATGGCGGCCCTCACCGTCGAGCCCCATTTCGACGGCGCCCGCCTCCACGCCGAGATCGCCGAGCGGCTGCCTCCTTACGCGCGCCCGGTCGCCCTGCGGCTCTGCTCCGAGATCGGGCTGACCGAGACCTTCAAGCAGAAGAAGGCGGCGCTCGCGTCCGAGGGGTTCGATCCGGCGCGGGTGTCCGATCCGCTTCTCGTCTCGGACGCGAACGCCTACCGCCCCCTCGACGATTCGACCTTCGCCCGGATCTGCGACGGGACGATGCGCCTCTGA
- the metA gene encoding homoserine O-succinyltransferase MetA — translation MLEVPQGDGAGEPIVLPPGSQAASHAAAPAPRLTVGLLNNMPDAALVATERQFRRLLETSGVTVDLRLFSLAGLERGAQAQAHLDAAYAPHTALAHAGLDALVVTGCEPRAARLSDEPYYPVFREIVDWAARNTVSTLFSCLAAHAAVLHLDGVERRPLQAKHSGIYACAAATRHPLIAGAPRVVPVPHSRWNDLGEADLTAAGYTVLRRSEEVGVDLFAREGASLLVFLQGHPEYDGDSLAREYRRDVGRFLADERATAPVLPAHYFAPEAAAHLSAFVSRGGRFADYPAIDPAPPLQTAWQAEAARLFRAWLGEVARRTLRPSVPVSEDPTRYAGRPIAPDAVDGLPLPFGRGLG, via the coding sequence ATGCTGGAGGTGCCGCAGGGTGACGGGGCGGGAGAGCCGATCGTGCTGCCGCCCGGCTCGCAGGCCGCCAGTCATGCCGCCGCTCCCGCACCGCGCCTGACCGTCGGCCTCCTCAACAACATGCCGGACGCGGCCCTCGTCGCGACCGAGCGCCAGTTCCGCCGCCTGCTCGAGACGTCGGGCGTCACGGTCGACCTGCGCCTGTTCTCGCTGGCCGGGCTGGAGCGCGGCGCGCAGGCGCAGGCCCATCTCGATGCGGCCTACGCCCCCCACACCGCCCTCGCCCATGCGGGCCTCGACGCGCTGGTCGTCACGGGCTGCGAGCCGCGGGCTGCCCGTCTCTCGGACGAGCCCTACTACCCGGTCTTCAGGGAGATCGTGGATTGGGCCGCGCGGAACACCGTCTCGACCCTGTTCTCGTGCTTGGCTGCCCACGCCGCGGTGCTTCATCTCGATGGCGTCGAGCGGCGCCCGCTCCAGGCCAAGCATTCGGGCATCTACGCCTGCGCGGCCGCCACGCGCCATCCCCTGATCGCGGGCGCGCCCCGCGTCGTGCCCGTGCCCCATTCCCGCTGGAACGACCTCGGCGAGGCTGACCTCACGGCCGCCGGCTACACGGTGCTGCGCCGCTCGGAGGAGGTCGGCGTCGACCTGTTCGCGCGCGAGGGCGCGAGCCTCCTCGTCTTCCTGCAGGGTCATCCGGAATACGACGGCGACAGCCTCGCCCGGGAATATCGCCGCGATGTCGGCCGCTTTCTCGCCGACGAGCGCGCGACCGCGCCGGTGCTGCCCGCGCATTATTTCGCCCCGGAGGCGGCCGCGCACCTCTCGGCCTTCGTCTCCAGGGGCGGTCGTTTCGCGGACTATCCCGCCATCGACCCGGCCCCGCCCCTTCAGACCGCCTGGCAGGCCGAGGCCGCACGCCTGTTCCGCGCCTGGCTCGGGGAGGTGGCACGGCGGACCTTGCGGCCGAGCGTGCCGGTCTCGGAGGACCCCACGCGATACGCGGGAAGACCGATCGCTCCTGACGCCGTCGACGGGCTCCCTCTCCCGTTCGGGAGAGGGTTGGGGTGA
- a CDS encoding cupin domain-containing protein, whose amino-acid sequence MIPSVTTVDLKPAPIEPSWIREGQPVARNATLSRSADGMASTLVWDCTAGTFDWFYDIDETIHFLEGSATISDGHAPPKTFRAGDVLFLPQGAVCRWHVESYVRKVAFCRRVQPKAVTLAIRVLGRLKRTLGRKPARKTSGFLEAA is encoded by the coding sequence ATGATCCCTTCCGTCACCACGGTGGACCTGAAACCCGCCCCGATCGAGCCGAGCTGGATCCGCGAAGGGCAGCCCGTGGCGCGCAACGCCACGCTCTCGCGGAGCGCGGACGGCATGGCGAGCACCCTGGTCTGGGATTGCACGGCCGGCACGTTCGACTGGTTCTACGACATCGACGAGACGATCCACTTCCTCGAAGGCTCCGCCACGATCAGCGACGGGCACGCGCCCCCGAAAACCTTCCGGGCCGGCGACGTGCTGTTCCTGCCCCAGGGCGCGGTCTGCCGCTGGCACGTGGAGAGCTACGTCCGCAAGGTCGCGTTCTGCCGGCGCGTTCAGCCGAAGGCGGTGACGCTGGCCATCCGCGTGCTGGGCCGCCTCAAGCGGACGCTCGGCCGCAAGCCAGCCCGGAAGACGTCCGGCTTCCTCGAAGCCGCCTGA
- a CDS encoding branched-chain amino acid aminotransferase, with protein MATASPETTSETTWTFFEGAWHPGNVRMMGPRTHGAWLGSTVFDGARAFEGVTPDLDRHLARVNRSAVALGLKPKVAEGEWLALVEEGLRRFPHDAELYIRPMYWAEDGFAGGVRFDPESTNWCLSLYHAPMPLPVGARATLSPYRRPSIETAPVDAKAGCLYPNGTRALIEAHGRGFGNCLMRDGLGNVAEFANANAFFARDGVVFTPVPNGSFLAGITRARVIGVLREAGVTVVEATLAYEDFLKADEVFTAGNFAKLAPITALDEARFEPGPIFRKARQLYWDFAHG; from the coding sequence ATGGCCACGGCATCGCCCGAGACGACGTCTGAGACGACCTGGACCTTCTTCGAGGGCGCCTGGCACCCCGGCAACGTGCGGATGATGGGCCCGCGCACCCATGGGGCCTGGCTCGGCTCGACGGTGTTCGACGGGGCCCGCGCCTTCGAGGGCGTGACGCCGGACCTCGACCGGCACCTCGCGCGGGTCAACCGCTCGGCCGTGGCGCTCGGGCTCAAGCCGAAGGTCGCCGAGGGGGAATGGCTCGCCCTGGTCGAGGAGGGGCTGCGGCGCTTCCCCCACGACGCCGAGCTCTACATCCGGCCGATGTACTGGGCGGAGGACGGGTTCGCGGGGGGCGTGCGCTTCGATCCCGAATCGACCAACTGGTGCCTCAGCCTCTACCACGCGCCGATGCCGCTGCCCGTGGGCGCGCGCGCGACGCTCTCGCCCTACCGGCGCCCCTCGATCGAGACGGCGCCGGTCGATGCCAAGGCCGGCTGCCTCTACCCGAACGGGACGCGGGCCTTGATCGAGGCGCATGGGCGCGGCTTCGGCAATTGCCTGATGCGGGACGGGCTCGGCAACGTCGCCGAATTCGCCAACGCCAACGCCTTCTTCGCCCGCGACGGGGTGGTGTTCACGCCGGTGCCGAACGGCTCGTTCCTGGCCGGCATCACCCGGGCGCGGGTGATCGGCGTCCTGCGCGAGGCCGGCGTCACGGTGGTCGAGGCGACGCTGGCTTACGAGGATTTTCTCAAGGCGGACGAAGTGTTTACGGCCGGCAACTTCGCCAAGCTCGCCCCCATCACCGCCCTCGACGAGGCCCGCTTCGAGCCGGGCCCGATCTTCCGCAAGGCGCGCCAGCTCTACTGGGATTTCGCACACGGGTGA
- a CDS encoding ABC transporter substrate-binding protein: MRLAIAALSAALGVGLAGLPLPASARTLVFCSEGNPESLDPAAVTTTTAMNVTWQMFNTLVEFSPGTTVIRPGLAESWRVSEDGRTYDFTLRTGVRFHANARFTPSRTLEAQDVLFSFLRQWKPDHPFHRARSGFTYFRDLGLADLLEGVEALDARTIRFRLKEPDATFLPNLAQAFAAIHSAEYADILAAAGAHDELERAPIGTGPFSFAGYRPDIAVRYRGFAAYWRAPEALEPGLEPIDGLVFSITPNPAVRLAKLKAGECQVMAFPAPTDLPTIEADPNLTLISKAELNVAYLALNTRKAPFDDVRVRRAINLAIDRRAIVEAAYGAAGLVARGPLPPGLWASDTGLPDIPFDRAEALQLLKEAGHGHGFETDLWYPPVSRPYNPDGRRVADMIQADLARIGVRARLVTEPWSAYRAALYGGVPQAMLYGWTGDNGDPDNFLNVLLGCKAAEPGGANLARWCDAEYDSAIQAARRTSDVAARTALYRHAQGIFRREAPWVPLAHTVVHMALRRSVVGFRMDPLGRHLFEGVALRDEAPETSR; encoded by the coding sequence ATGAGGCTCGCCATCGCCGCCCTCTCGGCCGCCCTCGGCGTCGGTCTCGCGGGGCTCCCCCTCCCGGCCTCGGCCCGCACCCTCGTCTTCTGCTCGGAGGGCAACCCGGAATCCCTCGACCCGGCGGCGGTGACCACCACGACGGCGATGAACGTCACCTGGCAGATGTTCAACACGCTGGTCGAGTTCAGCCCCGGCACCACCGTGATCCGGCCCGGCCTCGCCGAGTCCTGGCGGGTCTCGGAGGACGGGCGGACCTACGATTTCACCCTGCGCACGGGCGTGCGCTTCCACGCCAATGCCCGCTTCACGCCGAGCCGGACCCTGGAGGCGCAGGACGTGCTGTTCAGTTTCCTGCGCCAGTGGAAGCCGGACCACCCGTTCCATCGCGCCCGGAGCGGCTTCACCTACTTCCGCGATCTCGGCCTCGCGGACCTCCTGGAGGGCGTCGAGGCGCTCGATGCCCGCACGATCCGCTTCCGCCTGAAGGAGCCGGACGCGACCTTCCTGCCGAACCTCGCCCAGGCCTTCGCGGCCATCCACTCGGCCGAATACGCCGACATCCTCGCGGCGGCCGGCGCCCACGACGAGCTGGAACGGGCGCCGATCGGCACCGGTCCGTTCAGCTTTGCCGGCTACAGGCCGGACATCGCGGTGCGCTACCGGGGCTTTGCCGCCTATTGGCGCGCGCCCGAGGCGCTGGAGCCCGGCCTCGAACCGATCGACGGCCTCGTCTTCTCGATCACGCCGAACCCGGCGGTGCGCCTCGCCAAGCTGAAGGCGGGCGAGTGCCAGGTGATGGCCTTCCCCGCGCCGACGGACCTCCCCACCATCGAGGCGGACCCGAACCTCACGCTGATCTCGAAGGCCGAGCTCAACGTCGCCTATCTCGCGCTGAACACCCGAAAGGCGCCGTTCGACGACGTGCGCGTGCGCCGGGCGATCAACCTCGCCATCGACCGGCGCGCCATCGTGGAGGCGGCCTACGGGGCGGCGGGCCTCGTCGCGCGCGGGCCCCTGCCGCCGGGCCTCTGGGCCAGCGATACGGGCCTGCCCGACATCCCGTTCGACCGGGCGGAGGCGCTGCAGCTCCTCAAGGAGGCGGGCCACGGGCACGGGTTCGAGACCGACCTCTGGTACCCGCCGGTCAGCCGGCCCTACAACCCGGACGGACGCCGCGTCGCCGACATGATCCAGGCCGACCTCGCCCGGATCGGGGTGCGCGCCCGCCTCGTCACCGAGCCCTGGAGCGCCTACCGCGCGGCCCTCTACGGCGGCGTGCCGCAGGCGATGCTCTACGGCTGGACCGGGGACAACGGCGACCCGGACAATTTCCTCAACGTGCTGCTCGGCTGCAAGGCCGCCGAGCCCGGCGGCGCCAACCTCGCCCGCTGGTGCGACGCGGAGTACGATTCCGCCATCCAGGCGGCCCGCCGCACGAGCGACGTCGCCGCCCGCACGGCGCTCTACCGGCACGCGCAAGGGATCTTCCGGCGGGAGGCGCCCTGGGTGCCCCTCGCCCACACCGTGGTGCACATGGCGCTCCGCCGGAGCGTCGTCGGCTTCCGCATGGACCCGCTCGGCCGCCACCTGTTCGAGGGCGTGGCCCTGCGCGACGAGGCGCCCGAGACGTCCCGCTAA
- a CDS encoding phosphopantetheine-binding protein, translating into MSQIVSSEVTDRAMALARDIAAQHDGIREFRPGDALVDVGLTSLDLVNLMLAIEAEFDIMIPPTCLNPQNFHSIEAISRMVEAVRTGAH; encoded by the coding sequence ATGTCGCAGATCGTATCGAGTGAGGTGACCGACCGCGCGATGGCGCTCGCCCGCGACATCGCGGCTCAGCATGACGGGATCCGGGAATTCCGGCCGGGCGACGCGCTTGTCGATGTGGGTCTGACGTCCCTCGACCTCGTGAACCTGATGCTGGCGATCGAGGCGGAGTTCGACATCATGATCCCGCCCACCTGCCTCAACCCACAGAACTTCCACTCGATCGAGGCGATTTCCCGCATGGTCGAGGCGGTGCGCACCGGGGCGCATTGA
- a CDS encoding thiamine pyrophosphate-binding protein, whose protein sequence is MTIEARTAAQALVAQLQANGVRHVFTVPGESFLPVLDALYDADIAVTVCRQEGGAAMMAEAHGKATGRPGICFVTRGPGATNASAGIHIAQQDSSPMILFVGQVERGYRDRDAWQEVDYRAAFGPLAKWAAEIDQGARVPEYVSRAFHAATSGRPGPVVLALPKDMLKEPCPGPLAPAWQPVEAAPGPEEMERLEALLAEAERPLLLLGGSRWTEAACADVRTFAERFRLPVATSYRRLPLFDPLHPSYAGDLGLAANPKLAARVRAADLLIVLGGRLGEVPSQGYALLDIPGPRTRLVHIHPGAEEIGRVYVPHLPVNASANRTAAALARLEPPARLPWAAETEAAHAEYLAWSEVPTPQPGRVNLGAVMVHLRDALPGDAIICNGAGNYAAWIHRFYRFRQPGTHIAPTSGSMGYGLPAAVAMQILHPARTVIAINGDGDVLMSAQEFATAVQYNLPLVCIVADNGSYGTIRMHQERDFPGRVSATDLRNPDFAAYARAFGGFGVTVEATEEFPAALEAARASGQPSIIHLKVAKEAISPGLTLTAIREQALRER, encoded by the coding sequence ATGACGATCGAAGCCCGCACCGCCGCCCAGGCCCTCGTCGCGCAGCTTCAGGCGAACGGGGTGCGCCACGTCTTCACGGTGCCGGGCGAGAGCTTCCTGCCCGTGCTCGACGCGCTCTACGACGCCGACATCGCCGTCACCGTCTGCCGCCAGGAGGGGGGCGCCGCCATGATGGCGGAGGCGCACGGCAAGGCGACGGGGCGGCCGGGCATCTGCTTCGTGACGCGGGGGCCGGGCGCCACCAACGCCTCGGCCGGCATCCACATCGCCCAGCAGGATTCCTCGCCGATGATCCTGTTCGTCGGTCAGGTCGAGCGGGGCTACCGCGACCGCGACGCGTGGCAGGAGGTCGATTACCGCGCGGCCTTCGGGCCGCTCGCGAAGTGGGCGGCCGAGATCGACCAGGGCGCCCGCGTGCCCGAATACGTCTCCCGTGCCTTCCACGCCGCCACTTCGGGCCGGCCCGGCCCCGTGGTGCTCGCCCTGCCGAAGGACATGCTGAAGGAGCCCTGCCCCGGCCCGCTCGCGCCGGCCTGGCAGCCGGTCGAGGCCGCGCCGGGGCCTGAGGAGATGGAGCGGCTCGAAGCCCTCCTGGCGGAGGCCGAGCGGCCCCTCCTTCTCCTCGGCGGCAGCCGCTGGACGGAGGCCGCCTGCGCGGACGTGCGCACCTTCGCGGAGCGGTTCCGGCTGCCCGTCGCCACGAGCTACCGGCGCCTGCCCCTGTTCGACCCGCTGCACCCGTCCTATGCCGGCGACCTCGGCCTCGCGGCGAACCCGAAGCTCGCCGCCCGGGTGCGGGCCGCCGACCTCCTGATCGTGCTCGGCGGGCGCCTCGGCGAGGTGCCGAGCCAGGGCTACGCCCTCCTCGACATCCCGGGGCCGCGGACGCGCCTCGTCCACATCCATCCAGGGGCGGAGGAGATCGGCCGGGTCTACGTGCCGCACCTGCCCGTCAACGCCTCGGCGAACCGCACCGCCGCGGCGCTGGCGCGGCTCGAACCCCCCGCCCGTCTCCCCTGGGCCGCCGAGACGGAAGCCGCGCACGCGGAGTACCTGGCCTGGAGCGAGGTTCCGACGCCCCAGCCCGGCCGCGTCAATCTGGGCGCCGTGATGGTGCATCTGCGCGACGCCCTGCCGGGTGACGCGATCATCTGCAACGGCGCGGGCAATTACGCGGCCTGGATCCACCGGTTCTACCGCTTCCGGCAGCCCGGCACGCACATCGCTCCCACTTCCGGATCAATGGGTTACGGCCTGCCGGCGGCGGTGGCGATGCAGATCCTGCACCCCGCCCGCACCGTGATCGCGATCAACGGCGACGGTGACGTTTTGATGAGCGCTCAGGAATTCGCGACCGCCGTCCAGTACAACCTGCCGTTGGTCTGCATCGTGGCCGACAATGGCAGCTACGGGACCATCCGGATGCACCAGGAGCGAGATTTTCCGGGCCGGGTCTCGGCGACGGATCTCCGCAATCCCGACTTCGCCGCCTACGCCCGCGCCTTCGGCGGCTTCGGCGTGACGGTGGAGGCGACCGAGGAATTTCCCGCCGCGCTCGAAGCCGCCCGCGCCTCGGGCCAGCCCTCGATCATCCACCTGAAGGTCGCCAAGGAGGCCATCTCGCCGGGCCTGACGCTGACGGCGATCCGGGAGCAGGCGCTGCGGGAGCGCTGA